From the genome of Leptotrichia sp. oral taxon 847:
AAGCAAATAAATAGCTCAATAAGCGATATAAGACAGCAGTTTAAAAGAGCTAGAGCTGAAAATAATAAATTACTTAGAGATACAAATTTAGAATTAATACAGCTTATGGAACAAGGAGATCAAGTAGTGAAATCGCCTTGGAGCAGCTGGCAATATGGAATAAATTATTTTTATAATGACTGGCATGGACATTATAGAGGCAGAGGGGACAAGATAGACAGCTTTGTCTACAAAAGAGATGACTCAATCGTAAACAGAAGCGTTTACCCAGGAAAAATTGAAACAAAATACGGAGCAACAACATTAGGACTGGTAAGAGAGCCAAATGCCGCAATGGACGTATCAGCAGCACTGACACCAAAGAGCGTAGATAAAGTGGCACCAAGATTTACAGTACAAGGAGCAGGAGGAGGCTTTCCAAATTTTGCAACAAGAGTAGTAAAGGCGCCAGAAGCGCCAAGTGCTCCAATAAGTCCTAGTATAACTGTAAATCAAGCACCAGTAATAACGTTTCAGGCACAAGGATTTGGGCAAGGTAGAGATGCGGAACTACATGGAGATCAAGGAATACATTTAATGAATTTTTCTAATTATACAGCCACAGGAATTGCTAATTTTAATGTAACCAATAATACGTCTACTCTAACTTCAGGTTCAATTACTTATGATCCTTTAAATCTAGGAGCATTATCTATGAGTCCAGGAGTTTCTGCTACGCCTCACTCAGCAATTCCTGCTGGAACAATATCAGCTACTGATACAATGACTATAGCTTCTAATCCTTACAATCCAGATGGTATTATGAATGCGGTATTTAGTCATGTAGTTCCTATGAATGTTACTATGACGGGAAATTATTCCCTTAATTCGACTGCAGATCATAATATATTATTTATAAGTGTTAATCCTTATGACTATTATGAAACGGCAGGAGATAAAACATTTAAGTTTAATGGAAATGTTACTTTAAATAGTAATGGTGGAAGTTCTGTAGTTGGAATAGAGCATCAACTATTAAATGGTAATGGAGGTGGAGGAGCTAATCCAGTTAATCAAGTAGTTTCTAGTGTTGAAAATAATGGAAATATTACATTAGGTAGTGGTTCATATATGATAGGTATGATGATTGATACTGAATATTATGGAGTTTCATCACATAATAAATTTAATAAAAATCCTAAGACGGATAATAATGGTAAGATTATTATTAGTGGTGATGCTAAAAATAGTATTGGTATTGATTATGGGTTTTATGCTTTAGATTCAACTAAAAAAGGGCCTAATAGTTCAGTAAGAATAGGAGATATCATAATTGACGGTAAAAAAAGTTATGGGTATAGACAAAAAGATTATACAAATTCAGTTGCTCCTGCGGGAACTCCTTCTTCAAAAGGAGATATTTATTACGATGAAATGTCAACAGTTGATGGTGGAAATGGGTCAATCATATTAAATGGAGAAGAAAATATAGGAATGGCTATCTTCCAAGGAAAAACTACAGGAGATCCTATTGATAATTTTAAAAATATAAATATTAAAGTTGGAGGTTCAAAAAATATTGGTTTTTTAAGAGGAACGCCTGATAACGGTTATTCAAATGGTAATGATATAACATTAGATGGTACAAAATTAAGTGCAATTGGATTTGGAGGAAGTTATACAGATGCTTCTGGAACAAAACAAGATATAACTGTTGGAGATGACAACGCTCTTATAAGAAGTGAAAAAATAAGATTAAATTAGACAAGTCTATAAATACTTCTGTAGACACAGGAAAAAGAAATTCAATATTACAGGCTGTAAAAGATGGTAAAGTTTCAACAACCACAAGTGGTAAAATAACAGTTACTTCTGGAGATACTGTTTATGGTGTAACAGCAGGGTTTGATAGTGGTGGAGCTGCTGAACTGGAAACAGCAGGAGATATTGATATGACTGCTAAAAATAGTATTGGAATAGCAGTAGATACTGGAAGAACAGGAATTAATACTGCAAGCAAGGTTACTATGACAGGGAAAAACAACACTGCTATTTACAATTTAGGAACATTTAGCCAAGAAGGAAATATCACTGTCGACGGAGAAAAATCTAACGGAATTTTTAACACAGGAACATTTAAATTAACTAATAATACTGTAATAACTGCTAAAAATGGTGCAAATGGAATTTATAACACAACTGTAGGAACTTTTGTAGATCCAGACAAATTGACAATTAATGTGGTTGATAGCACGAAAAAAGGAGTTGGAGTTTATTCAGATGCAAATAGTGTTACACTTAATGGAAGTAAAATTAGTGTAAATGGAGGAGCTTCGGCAGTTGTAGCAAAAAATGGAACAATAAATTTACAAAATAATTCAAAGGTTTCATATAATGGTGAAGGGTATGCACTTTATACGCTAAATAATGGTAAAATTGATATGACAGGATCAGAATTAACACTTGATGGACAGGCGGTTGGATTCGTCGTTGACGGAGGAAGTGGAAGTTATTCATCAGGAGTAACGTTTGGTACAGGTTCAACAGTAAAAATTCTTTCAAATGATGTAATTCTTATGGGTGTAACTCATCCGACTACATTAAATTTAAGCACTTTTGACAGTACGTTATTATCTGCTGCAGGAGGATTGACAAACACTATGATTAATGCGACTGCTGCGCCAAATTATAAATTAGCGGTAATTGAAGGGTTGAACGGTGGAAAATCATTTATTCTGGATAATGATCCTTTAAGTTCAGATGGAAGTTTTAATAAGAGTCTAGCTGTAAGCACGCCAACATCACAAAGCTATAAATTTTCAAGAAATTTGCTAATTCAAAGAAGTATATTGGATGTAAATGCTGATGTAAAAGCAGTGTTAAGCTCAGCAGATGCCAATACAATTAAAAATGTTGCTTCGGGTGCACCGGTTATCGGACTTGACATTAGTTCAAGCACTGGGGCTGCAAGTAATGCGGAAACAGGAATTAATGTAAACGGTAAAACTGTAACGGTTGACAGAACGGATGCAGGTGACGGCGCAATCGGGCTGTATGCAAATTTTGGTAAGATTAATATAAACAGCGGAACTTTGAATGTTGAAACAGACACTGCTAACACTGTGAATGATCAGGCTGTGGGAGTTTATGCTGTAAATGGTTCAGAAGTTAATAATAACAGCGGAAATATAAATGTAGGCGGAAATAACTCAATTGGTATTTTGGGACTTGCATACAGGGAAGATGCTGCTGGAAATCCAGTATTAAATGAATTTGGAGGAGTAGCTGGCCAAGGAAAAGCAACTATAAATAATGATGGAAATATAACATTGGACGGTACTGGCGCTAAAGGTGTATTTGTAAAAAATAATAACAGTACGTCAAGCGTTGCAGACAGTGTTGCTACGAATAAAGCTAACGGCGTAATTACAATGTCTGGAGCTGGAGCCGTTGGAATGTATGCTGATAAAGCCACATTAAATAACTATGGAACTATTGATCTAAAAACAGGAAGCAATGCAAAAATTGGAATGTATGGAATCAATAATTCAGACATGACAAACTGGGCAACTGGAAATATTATTGTAGGGGATTCAGTGCTTTCATCTGCTTCGGATGTTCCAAATATCGGTATGTATACGGCTGACAGCGTAACGTTGAATAACTATGGTACATTGGATATAAAAGATAGTTCTTATGGAATGTATGGAGAAAATATACATGCTTATGGAACTTCTAAGATTAAAGTTGCTCAAAATGGAGTCGGAATATTCTCGAAAGGAACAGCGGGGACAGGAACTGTAACATTGGATTCAGGTTCTGAAATTACAACAAGTGCCAGCGTGAAAGGTAAGGAAGTGGTTGGAGTATTTACAGCGGGAACTAATCCTGTAAATATAAACGATAACGGTTCAAAAATGGATCTTAAGGACTGGACATTTGGATACGTAATAAAAGCTCCTGGAACATTGACTACAAATGCAAGTTCAAATGTAACTATGGATAATGAAACTGTTTATGCTTATTCTGATAATAATTCTTCAGTTATTAAAAACTATACTCCAATAAAAGCGACAGGTAACAGAAACTACGGAATCTACTCTTCCGGAACAGTCGATAACTATGGAAATATGGACTTGAAATCTGGAAATGGAAACGGTAATATAGGTATATATTCTACAGCTGGAACAGCAACAAACTGGGCAACAATTGATGTAGGTAAAACTGATAAGAGTACAAAATCATACGGAATAGGAATGGCAACAGGTTATTATGATGGAACTTCATCAAGAAATCAAGGAACTATTATAAACAAAGGCACAATTAATGTAACAGAAGAAAATAGTATAGGAATGTATGCAGTTGGAAGAAGTTCTAAAGCAATTAATGCCGCTGGAGGAATAATTAACCTTAGCGGTAAAAATACAATTGGTATGTACATCGATCAGGAAGCGGAAGGTGAAAACTACGGTACTATTACAGGTAACGGAGATAATTTGAAAGGTGTTGTAGTGGCAAATCAAGGTAAATTCAAAAACTACGGTACAATTCAAATTACTGGAAATAAAGGTATAGGAATTTATACTGATAAAGGTGTAGTGTCTGCTGATGGTATAGATGGACCTGGAGCCGTAAATACAGGATCTTTTAAAAATGTATATGAATCACAGCCAACTGATGAAAAAGTCGAAGGAAGCGTAACAATAAAGGTTCCGCCAAAGGCAACTCCAGTAACAGTTACAATAAATGGAGTGCAAGTTCCAATAACAGGTGTTGACACAAATGTTGCCTCGCCTTCAGCAACCGAAGTAACAGTTACATCGCCTTCAGGAGTTACAGTATTAGATCTTGCAAAATCAGGGCTTATGAATTTCCCTTCAGGATCTAAAGCAACAAGTGTAGGAATGTATGTTGATACATCTGGAATAAAATATACAAATCCTATTCAAGGATTAAGTAATTTAGCAGGACTTACAGATATTAACCTGTATTTTGGAACAGAAGCTGCAAGATATACAAATGCTAGAGCGATAGAACTAGGAGATAATATAATAAAACCATATAACGATGCACTTGCAAGCTTAGTTACAACTGGAACAGTGTTAAATACTAATTCAAGTAGCCTTACATGGTTAGCAATACCAACAAAATCAGCGGCTACAGGATTGTATGACAAAGTATATCTGGTTAAAATTCCATATACAGA
Proteins encoded in this window:
- a CDS encoding autotransporter-associated N-terminal domain-containing protein; amino-acid sequence: MGSNNLKQLKKDLKAFAKRVKDFKYTESALIAFLLTGMVMLGVSNLTFSAQDEITAQTKQINSSISDIRQQFKRARAENNKLLRDTNLELIQLMEQGDQVVKSPWSSWQYGINYFYNDWHGHYRGRGDKIDSFVYKRDDSIVNRSVYPGKIETKYGATTLGLVREPNAAMDVSAALTPKSVDKVAPRFTVQGAGGGFPNFATRVVKAPEAPSAPISPSITVNQAPVITFQAQGFGQGRDAELHGDQGIHLMNFSNYTATGIANFNVTNNTSTLTSGSITYDPLNLGALSMSPGVSATPHSAIPAGTISATDTMTIASNPYNPDGIMNAVFSHVVPMNVTMTGNYSLNSTADHNILFISVNPYDYYETAGDKTFKFNGNVTLNSNGGSSVVGIEHQLLNGNGGGGANPVNQVVSSVENNGNITLGSGSYMIGMMIDTEYYGVSSHNKFNKNPKTDNNGKIIISGDAKNSIGIDYGFYALDSTKKGPNSSVRIGDIIIDGKKSYGYRQKDYTNSVAPAGTPSSKGDIYYDEMSTVDGGNGSIILNGEENIGMAIFQGKTTGDPIDNFKNINIKVGGSKNIGFLRGTPDNGYSNGNDITLDGTKLSAIGFGGSYTDASGTKQDITVGDDNALIRSEKIRLN
- a CDS encoding autotransporter domain-containing protein, which encodes MTAKNSIGIAVDTGRTGINTASKVTMTGKNNTAIYNLGTFSQEGNITVDGEKSNGIFNTGTFKLTNNTVITAKNGANGIYNTTVGTFVDPDKLTINVVDSTKKGVGVYSDANSVTLNGSKISVNGGASAVVAKNGTINLQNNSKVSYNGEGYALYTLNNGKIDMTGSELTLDGQAVGFVVDGGSGSYSSGVTFGTGSTVKILSNDVILMGVTHPTTLNLSTFDSTLLSAAGGLTNTMINATAAPNYKLAVIEGLNGGKSFILDNDPLSSDGSFNKSLAVSTPTSQSYKFSRNLLIQRSILDVNADVKAVLSSADANTIKNVASGAPVIGLDISSSTGAASNAETGINVNGKTVTVDRTDAGDGAIGLYANFGKININSGTLNVETDTANTVNDQAVGVYAVNGSEVNNNSGNINVGGNNSIGILGLAYREDAAGNPVLNEFGGVAGQGKATINNDGNITLDGTGAKGVFVKNNNSTSSVADSVATNKANGVITMSGAGAVGMYADKATLNNYGTIDLKTGSNAKIGMYGINNSDMTNWATGNIIVGDSVLSSASDVPNIGMYTADSVTLNNYGTLDIKDSSYGMYGENIHAYGTSKIKVAQNGVGIFSKGTAGTGTVTLDSGSEITTSASVKGKEVVGVFTAGTNPVNINDNGSKMDLKDWTFGYVIKAPGTLTTNASSNVTMDNETVYAYSDNNSSVIKNYTPIKATGNRNYGIYSSGTVDNYGNMDLKSGNGNGNIGIYSTAGTATNWATIDVGKTDKSTKSYGIGMATGYYDGTSSRNQGTIINKGTINVTEENSIGMYAVGRSSKAINAAGGIINLSGKNTIGMYIDQEAEGENYGTITGNGDNLKGVVVANQGKFKNYGTIQITGNKGIGIYTDKGVVSADGIDGPGAVNTGSFKNVYESQPTDEKVEGSVTIKVPPKATPVTVTINGVQVPITGVDTNVASPSATEVTVTSPSGVTVLDLAKSGLMNFPSGSKATSVGMYVDTSGIKYTNPIQGLSNLAGLTDINLYFGTEAARYTNARAIELGDNIIKPYNDALASLVTTGTVLNTNSSSLTWLAIPTKSAATGLYDKVYLVKIPYTDFVSAKDPNTYNFLNGLEQRYGVEGLGTREKELFNKLNDLGKGEQHIFTQAVDEMKGHQYANVQQRINATGNTLDNEFGYLRNEWRNPTKQNNKIKVFGARDEYNTDTAGIIDYKSNAYGVAYVHEDEKIKMGNSSGWYAGAVTNRFRFKDLGKSREDQTMLKAGVFKTMSPEGDHNGALQWTIAGDAFYGINSMKRKYWIVDDVFEVKSNYNSYGLALKNELGYDIRMSERTHLRPFGALKMEYGRFTGIKEDSGQMRLEVKGNDYFSVKPEVGMEFKYVQPLAVRTNLTVGLSAAYENEIGKLQKGNRAKVRYTTADWYNLEKEKEGRRGNGKFDLNIGVDNTRFGVTVNAGYDTKGNNVRGGLGLRLIY